Proteins encoded within one genomic window of Episyrphus balteatus chromosome 1, idEpiBalt1.1, whole genome shotgun sequence:
- the LOC129917959 gene encoding uncharacterized protein LOC129917959 has protein sequence MEEFSSDELNPPSWMDDQFFEDVLRKCERTDKISIENVEITPATVKGDHFASVMFRAVVAFNLNQSKSMIIKIMPQEEGCKQDFLKESFVFETEIGMYSKTIPKFEEELRKVGDNTVLGPKALYWSLEPQKILILEDICLKGYKVIKDRMATMEESKIAFLKLAKWHAVSYKLSNEVGKLDLNILSFDILMKVR, from the exons ATGGAAGAATTTAGTAGTGATGAGTTAAATCCTCCCAGTTGGATGGATGATCAATTTTTCGAAGATGTTTTAAGGAAATGTGAACGCACAGATAAAATATCg atagaaaatGTAGAAATAACACCAGCAACTGTTAAAGGAGATCATTTTGCAAGTGTTATGTTTCGTGCTGTGGTggcatttaatttaaatcaatcaAAATCCATGATTATCAAAATAATGCCACAAGAAGAAGGTTGTAAACAAGATTTCCTTaaagaaagttttgtttttgaaaccgaAATTGGAATGTATTCAAAAACTATACCCAAATTTGAGGAAGAATTAAGAAAAGTTGGTGATAATACTGTATTGGGACCAAA AGCCCTATATTGGTCATTAGAGCctcaaaaaattctaattttagaAGACATTTGTCTAAAAGGCTATAAAGTGATAAAAGATAGAATGGCTACAATGGAAGAATCGAAAATTGCTTTTCTTAAATTAGCTAAGTGGCATGCTGTGAGCTATAAGCTTAGTAATGAGGTAGGTAAATTAGATTTAAATATCTTATCTTTCGATATTTTAATGAAGGTGAGATAA
- the LOC129917920 gene encoding uncharacterized protein LOC129917920 has translation MEEFSSDELNPPSWMNDQFFKEVLRKCERTDKISIENIEISPATAKGDHFASIMFRAVVIFNSIQSKTQSKSMIIKIMPQEEGCKQDFLKESFAFETEIGMYSKTIPKLEEELRKVGDNTVLAAKALYWSLEPQKILILEDICLKGYKVLKDRMATMEESKIAFLKLAKWHAVSYKLSYEGDKNVTSYSENIFSKKDADTTPFMLTGIEYLREKLETIDEFKKFIPDLKNVQKDNLKKSIASAKSYRNESPKGIFVLNHGDFHVKNIMTKRNENGELEDVMLLDFQMSSYAPAILDFMYGIYMLCNPSICINNFDEVMYFYCSNFIDTLKQLKFEGEIPKISDFYIELYRHRHFALFLISSFMPLWYSILEKHVENMDVLLASDEERKKMYGNSNYLRDLKPILQSMFYRGYLE, from the exons ATGGAAGAATTTAGTAGTGATGAGTTGAATCCTCCCAGTTGGATGAAtgatcaattttttaaagaagttttaagGAAATGTGAACGCACAGATAAAATATCG atagaaaatattgaaatatcaCCAGCTACAGCTAAAGGTGATCATTTTGCAAGTATTATGTTTCGTGCTGTGGTgatattcaattcaattcaatcaaaaacacaatctaaATCTATGATTATTAAAATAATGCCACAAGAAGAAGGATGCAAGcaagattttcttaaagaaagtTTTGCTTTTGAAACCGAAATTGGAATGTATTCAAAAACTATACCCAAATTGGAGGAAGAATTAAGAAAAGTTGGTGACAATACAGTTTTGGCAGCCAA AGCCCTATATTGGTCATTAGAGCctcaaaaaattcttattttagaAGATATTTGTCTAAAAGGCTATAAAGTGTTAAAAGATAGAATGGCTACAATGGAAGAATCGAAAATTGCTTTTCTTAAATTAGCTAAGTGGCATGCTGTGAGTTATAAACTTAGTTATGAG ggtgATAAAAATGTGACATCCTACAGTGAAAACATTTTCAGTAAAAAAGACGCTGATACAACTCCATTTATGCTAACAGGAATTGAGTATCTTAGAGAAAAACTTGAAACAATTGATGAATTCAAGAAATTTATACCAGATCTTAAAAACGTTCAAAaggataatttgaaaaaatccatTGCTTCTGCCAAATCGTACAGAAATGAATCACCAAAAGGAATATTCGTTCTAAATCATGGAGATTTCCATGTGAAAAATATTATGACAAAACGAAATGAAAATGGAGAACTTGAAGATGTTATGCTT cttgaTTTTCAAATGTCTTCATATGCACCAGCAATATTGGATTTTATGTATGGAATTTATATGCTTTGTAATCCATCTATATGCATAAATAACTTTGACGaagttatgtatttttattgttcgaattttattgatactcttaaacaattgaaatttgaaggtgaaattccaaaaatttccgatttttatattgaattgtaTCGTCATCGTCATTTTG CACTATTTTTAATATCTTCCTTTATGCCATTGTGGTATTCAATTTTGGAAAAACATGTAGAAAATATGGATGTGCTTCTTGCTTCAgatgaagaaagaaaaaaaatgtatggaaattcaaattatttgagGGATCTCAAACCAATCTTGCAAAGCATGTTTTACAGAGGATATTTAGAATAA